One Brevibacterium spongiae DNA segment encodes these proteins:
- a CDS encoding TetR/AcrR family transcriptional regulator, with amino-acid sequence MISRKDVVTDSAIAVVAEQGVRGLTHRAVDALAELPVGSTSNVYRTRDALITGIMERIGYLNTQQLERIPELVRAQDADPIEIAIDFCMNWLTTDRNRFYTMMMLSLDPALPPEAVVAKEKNLRAIQDFIMRFAGIDADYARRVNSSVAGMMISELINGTAERAHIEAYLKEFFVWLRSSRENA; translated from the coding sequence ATGATTTCGCGCAAAGACGTCGTCACCGATTCCGCCATCGCCGTAGTCGCCGAACAAGGTGTCCGCGGACTCACTCACCGGGCAGTCGACGCATTGGCTGAGCTGCCGGTGGGCTCGACCTCGAATGTCTACCGCACCCGCGATGCCCTGATCACCGGAATCATGGAACGCATCGGGTACCTGAACACGCAGCAGCTCGAACGCATCCCGGAGCTGGTGCGCGCCCAGGACGCCGACCCGATCGAGATCGCCATCGACTTCTGCATGAACTGGCTGACGACCGACCGCAACCGGTTCTACACGATGATGATGCTCAGCCTCGACCCGGCGCTGCCGCCGGAGGCCGTGGTCGCCAAGGAGAAGAACCTCCGCGCGATCCAGGACTTCATCATGCGCTTCGCCGGAATCGACGCCGACTACGCGCGTCGGGTCAACAGCTCGGTCGCCGGCATGATGATCAGCGAACTCATCAACGGAACCGCTGAACGCGCCCATATCGAGGCCTACCTCAAGGAGTTCTTCGTCTGGCTGCGCAGCTCACGCGAAAACGCCTGA
- a CDS encoding bifunctional GNAT family N-acetyltransferase/acetate--CoA ligase family protein codes for MENYPAGWEADVVLRDGGTAHLRPITPADADALARMHEAQSPESVYLRFFAPLPRLPKRDLERFVNVDHRDRVALIMLIGDDIIGVGRFDKISDTDAEVAFNIADAHQGRGIGSILLEHLAAAAREAGIQRFTAEVLPQNRSMLQVFQAAGYEVSRGFDDGVVAVNFDIDPTARSIEVQASREHRAEALSVRTVLHPTSVAVIGASRKRNSTGHLLIRNITAAKFTGDLWVVHPEADQIAGVQAYPSLADLPGKADLAVIAVPAESVTEVVKDCAVHGVKAVLVISSGFAETGPEGAELQRRMVATSRAYGMRVVGPNSFGLVNEAEDISLNASLAPFLPASGTLGLFSQSGALGTALLAAAKNRGLGISTFVSAGNRADLSGNDLLQYWEEDPATQTVGLYLESIGNPRKFSRIARRVSRVKPVIVIKSDLTGRELPPGHIVRTSSLAPHTLDQVLEQAGVIRADTIHRLFDLAQVFSSQKLPAGRRVGVIGNSAAMGTLIMQRARSEGLHVGTDPVSLHPEVDTQTFRAELDAMYARNDVDSVIVTFTPSAGAEEAEIAALLSESAARSGKTTVACFLGIQGVHEELTTFLTDEHGNRVSRTVPSYIGPEDAVWALARATDYARWRAADHGTYVELDDIDDKKVRSIIDSALDGAEPGSPVRLERDDTRALLNAYGIDVLPYFAASTVEEGLAAAEKIGYPVALKAVTNVLRHRMELGGVRLNIDSPEELAEDFTAVQNTIRQLTDEDEPLVDVQAMAPHGVPCVIRAGEDPLLGPLLAFSLAGDSTELLGDVEHRVAPVTDNEAEDMIRSIKASPRLFGYRGLPPMNIEPLRRVLERLSVMVENHPQILELVIHPIVATETESHVLSAHVDLLPDATRIDGTRRLLS; via the coding sequence ATGGAAAATTATCCTGCCGGGTGGGAAGCCGATGTCGTCCTCCGTGACGGCGGCACCGCCCATCTGCGTCCGATCACCCCTGCCGATGCCGATGCCCTGGCCAGGATGCATGAGGCCCAGTCACCGGAGTCCGTGTACCTGCGCTTCTTCGCCCCGCTGCCGCGGCTGCCGAAACGCGATCTCGAACGCTTCGTCAACGTCGACCACCGCGACCGGGTCGCCCTCATCATGCTCATCGGCGACGACATCATCGGCGTGGGCCGGTTCGACAAGATCTCCGACACCGACGCCGAGGTGGCCTTCAACATCGCCGACGCCCACCAGGGTCGCGGCATCGGCTCGATTCTCCTCGAGCACCTCGCCGCGGCCGCCAGAGAGGCCGGTATCCAGAGATTCACCGCCGAGGTGCTGCCGCAGAATCGTTCGATGCTCCAGGTCTTCCAGGCCGCCGGCTACGAAGTCTCCCGCGGTTTCGACGACGGCGTGGTGGCCGTGAACTTCGACATCGACCCGACGGCACGGTCGATCGAGGTCCAGGCCTCTCGGGAGCACAGGGCCGAGGCCCTGAGCGTGCGCACGGTCCTCCACCCCACCTCGGTGGCGGTCATCGGCGCCAGCCGCAAACGCAATTCCACCGGTCATCTGCTCATCCGCAACATCACGGCCGCGAAGTTCACCGGCGATCTCTGGGTCGTCCACCCCGAAGCCGATCAGATCGCCGGGGTCCAGGCCTACCCGAGCTTGGCGGACCTGCCCGGCAAGGCCGACCTCGCCGTCATCGCGGTCCCGGCCGAATCCGTCACCGAGGTGGTCAAGGACTGCGCCGTGCACGGAGTCAAGGCCGTGCTCGTCATCTCCTCCGGATTCGCCGAGACCGGACCCGAGGGCGCCGAGCTGCAGCGGCGGATGGTCGCGACCTCACGCGCCTACGGCATGCGCGTCGTCGGACCGAACTCCTTCGGCCTGGTCAATGAGGCCGAGGACATCTCTCTCAACGCCTCGCTGGCACCGTTCCTGCCCGCCTCCGGGACTCTCGGCCTCTTCAGCCAGTCCGGAGCCTTGGGCACCGCGCTGCTGGCAGCGGCGAAGAACCGCGGCCTGGGCATCTCGACCTTCGTCTCCGCGGGCAATCGCGCGGACCTCTCGGGCAATGACCTGCTGCAGTACTGGGAGGAGGACCCGGCCACGCAGACCGTCGGCCTCTATCTCGAGTCCATCGGCAATCCGCGGAAGTTCTCCCGCATCGCCCGCCGGGTGTCACGGGTCAAACCGGTCATCGTCATCAAATCCGACCTCACAGGCAGGGAGCTGCCGCCCGGTCACATCGTGCGCACCTCGTCCCTGGCTCCGCACACCCTCGACCAGGTGCTCGAACAGGCGGGCGTGATCCGTGCCGACACCATCCACCGCCTCTTCGACCTCGCTCAGGTGTTCTCCTCTCAGAAGCTGCCCGCCGGTCGACGGGTCGGAGTGATCGGCAACTCCGCGGCGATGGGGACTCTGATCATGCAGCGGGCCCGGTCCGAGGGTCTGCACGTGGGCACGGATCCGGTCTCGCTGCACCCGGAGGTCGATACGCAGACCTTCCGTGCCGAACTCGATGCGATGTACGCCCGCAACGACGTCGATTCGGTCATCGTCACCTTCACCCCCTCCGCCGGAGCCGAAGAGGCGGAGATCGCGGCGCTGCTGTCCGAGTCCGCGGCACGGTCGGGCAAGACCACGGTCGCGTGCTTCCTCGGCATCCAGGGCGTCCACGAAGAGCTCACCACCTTCCTCACCGATGAGCACGGCAATCGCGTCTCCCGCACAGTGCCCAGCTACATCGGCCCCGAGGATGCGGTGTGGGCACTCGCCCGAGCCACGGACTATGCGCGGTGGCGGGCCGCCGACCACGGCACATACGTCGAGCTCGACGACATCGATGACAAGAAGGTGCGGTCGATCATCGATTCGGCACTCGACGGAGCGGAGCCGGGCAGCCCCGTCCGGCTCGAACGCGACGACACCCGCGCCCTGCTCAACGCCTACGGCATCGATGTGCTCCCGTACTTCGCGGCGTCCACCGTCGAAGAGGGGCTCGCGGCCGCGGAGAAGATCGGCTACCCCGTCGCGCTCAAGGCCGTGACGAATGTGCTGCGGCACCGGATGGAGCTCGGTGGCGTGCGCTTGAACATCGACTCACCCGAAGAGCTCGCCGAGGACTTCACCGCCGTCCAGAACACCATCCGACAGCTCACCGATGAGGACGAGCCTCTCGTCGATGTGCAGGCGATGGCCCCGCATGGTGTGCCGTGTGTCATCCGCGCCGGGGAGGACCCGCTGCTCGGCCCGCTGCTGGCCTTCTCTCTGGCCGGCGACTCGACGGAGCTGCTCGGCGATGTCGAACACAGGGTCGCGCCGGTCACGGACAATGAGGCCGAGGACATGATCCGTTCGATCAAGGCCTCCCCCCGACTCTTCGGCTACCGAGGACTGCCGCCGATGAACATCGAACCGCTGCGCAGAGTGCTCGAGCGGCTGTCCGTGATGGTGGAGAACCATCCGCAGATCCTCGAACTCGTCATCCACCCCATCGTCGCCACGGAGACCGAGTCCCATGTGCTCAGCGCCCATGTCGACCTGCTCCCGGACGCCACGCGCATCGACGGCACCCGTCGACTGCTCAGCTGA
- a CDS encoding DUF5998 family protein: MALPEVLVHDLQSAGYYPQLTQGILADSLFDEPVLAHFVHIDTHVDIESIHRHVTAFVLTETRLLLAHVDDDPNAEPGSKPRAVTSSEDIELDRLGTVMVGRTFADPAAFQPGDKPVEVSLTLSWGASKRIEAFPETCGDPNCMGDHGYGGSVFAEDVMIRVSAQAEGQAAVDRIAEFSGKLRAAVFHARLRSRR, from the coding sequence ATGGCATTACCCGAGGTTCTCGTTCACGATCTGCAGTCGGCCGGCTACTATCCGCAGCTGACTCAGGGCATACTCGCCGACTCGCTCTTCGACGAACCGGTACTGGCACACTTCGTCCACATCGACACCCATGTCGACATCGAATCGATCCACCGTCACGTCACGGCCTTCGTGCTCACAGAGACCCGTCTGCTGCTGGCCCACGTCGACGACGATCCGAATGCCGAACCGGGTTCGAAACCGCGGGCGGTCACCAGCAGTGAGGACATCGAGCTCGACCGATTGGGCACCGTGATGGTCGGCCGGACCTTCGCCGATCCTGCCGCCTTTCAGCCCGGCGACAAGCCCGTGGAGGTCTCTCTCACACTGTCCTGGGGCGCATCGAAGCGGATCGAGGCATTCCCCGAGACCTGTGGCGACCCTAACTGCATGGGAGATCACGGCTACGGCGGATCGGTGTTCGCCGAAGACGTCATGATCCGGGTCTCCGCCCAGGCAGAAGGGCAGGCCGCCGTCGACCGCATCGCCGAATTCTCCGGCAAGCTGCGGGCCGCGGTCTTCCACGCCCGCCTGCGGTCACGCCGCTGA